One genomic segment of Desmodus rotundus isolate HL8 chromosome 5, HLdesRot8A.1, whole genome shotgun sequence includes these proteins:
- the BATF2 gene encoding basic leucine zipper transcriptional factor ATF-like 2 isoform X2, whose translation MHLCGGEGLLTGMDPEEHQRQLKKKQKNRASAQRSRQKHTDKADALHQHESLEKHNHALRKEIQGLQSELAWWRRTWHVHERLCLTGCASCLAPLPPGCWGQAKRSPGPTPLRPQGCQQQPGPFQSPASSPLAQQKLSPDPQPHCSPGLLLSPLPSLSLGPTAITAPPAQLSPSPVQSASPSGSSLLKPSSKLKALLPSSSAPAAPQQPIALGHLTREELVSSPHSPSTALGLACLQDMDKPAFPAADHQGLGVDLSLHPLLAFPLLASAQVHF comes from the exons ATGCACCTCTGCGGGGGAGAAGGGCTGCTGACCGGGATG GACCCTGAGGAGCACCAGAGGCagctgaagaagaaacagaagaaccGGGCGTCTGCCCAGCGCAGCCGGCAGAAGCACACGGACAAGGCGGACGCACTGCACCAG CACGAGTCGCTGGAGAAACACAACCACGCTCTGCGGAAGGAGATCCAGGGCCTGCAGTCTGAGCTGGCGTGGTGGAGGCGGACTTGGCACGTGCACGAGCGCCTGTGCCTCACGGGCTGTGCCTCCTGCCTggctcccctgccccctggctgctggggccaGGCCAAGCGGTCCCCGGGCCCCACGCCTCTTAGACCACAAGGCTGCCAGCAGCAACCCGGCCCCTTCCAgagcccagcctcctctcccttgGCTCAGCAAAAACTCTCTCCAGATCCGCAGCCTCACTGTTCCCCTggcctcctcctgtcccctctgccctcgCTGTCTCTTGGCCCTACTGCGATTACTGCACCTCCTGCCCAACTGTCCCCCAGCCCTGTCCAATCTGCCTCGCCCTCTGGCTCCAGCCTATTGAAACCTTCCTCCAAACTCAAAGCCCTCCTGCCCAGCTCctcagcccctgctgcccctcaACAGCCCATTGCACTGGGGCACCTCACCAGGGAGGAGCTGGTGTCCTCACCCCACAGTCCCTCGACTGCTCTGGGGCTGGCCTGTCTGCAGGACATGGACAAGCCTGCTTTCCCAGCAGCAGATCATCAAGGGCTGGGTGTGGATCTCAGCCTGCACCCCCTCCTGGCCTTCCCCCTACTCGCCTCTGCTCAGGTCCACTTCTAA
- the BATF2 gene encoding basic leucine zipper transcriptional factor ATF-like 2 isoform X1 has protein sequence MHLCGGEGLLTGMDPEEHQRQLKKKQKNRASAQRSRQKHTDKADALHQQHESLEKHNHALRKEIQGLQSELAWWRRTWHVHERLCLTGCASCLAPLPPGCWGQAKRSPGPTPLRPQGCQQQPGPFQSPASSPLAQQKLSPDPQPHCSPGLLLSPLPSLSLGPTAITAPPAQLSPSPVQSASPSGSSLLKPSSKLKALLPSSSAPAAPQQPIALGHLTREELVSSPHSPSTALGLACLQDMDKPAFPAADHQGLGVDLSLHPLLAFPLLASAQVHF, from the exons ATGCACCTCTGCGGGGGAGAAGGGCTGCTGACCGGGATG GACCCTGAGGAGCACCAGAGGCagctgaagaagaaacagaagaaccGGGCGTCTGCCCAGCGCAGCCGGCAGAAGCACACGGACAAGGCGGACGCACTGCACCAG CAGCACGAGTCGCTGGAGAAACACAACCACGCTCTGCGGAAGGAGATCCAGGGCCTGCAGTCTGAGCTGGCGTGGTGGAGGCGGACTTGGCACGTGCACGAGCGCCTGTGCCTCACGGGCTGTGCCTCCTGCCTggctcccctgccccctggctgctggggccaGGCCAAGCGGTCCCCGGGCCCCACGCCTCTTAGACCACAAGGCTGCCAGCAGCAACCCGGCCCCTTCCAgagcccagcctcctctcccttgGCTCAGCAAAAACTCTCTCCAGATCCGCAGCCTCACTGTTCCCCTggcctcctcctgtcccctctgccctcgCTGTCTCTTGGCCCTACTGCGATTACTGCACCTCCTGCCCAACTGTCCCCCAGCCCTGTCCAATCTGCCTCGCCCTCTGGCTCCAGCCTATTGAAACCTTCCTCCAAACTCAAAGCCCTCCTGCCCAGCTCctcagcccctgctgcccctcaACAGCCCATTGCACTGGGGCACCTCACCAGGGAGGAGCTGGTGTCCTCACCCCACAGTCCCTCGACTGCTCTGGGGCTGGCCTGTCTGCAGGACATGGACAAGCCTGCTTTCCCAGCAGCAGATCATCAAGGGCTGGGTGTGGATCTCAGCCTGCACCCCCTCCTGGCCTTCCCCCTACTCGCCTCTGCTCAGGTCCACTTCTAA